The following proteins are encoded in a genomic region of Roseinatronobacter sp. S2:
- a CDS encoding DUF1643 domain-containing protein: MTDLGDVITRSHVKGDAPSVAVYSPCEAFRYLLTREWEPDAGRVLFVMLNPSTATEVQNDPTVERCERRARTLGFGAFRVCNIFGFRATDPRIMRAAPDPTGPLNDAAIAQSALWADKIICAWGTHGAHLGRGAQVEALLRATGRGLWHLGLSKAGHPKHPLYIGYSVQPTPWRPAT; encoded by the coding sequence ATGACAGATCTGGGCGATGTCATAACCCGCAGCCATGTAAAAGGCGATGCCCCGTCGGTGGCAGTCTATTCCCCGTGCGAGGCGTTTCGCTACCTGTTAACCCGCGAATGGGAACCCGACGCAGGGCGGGTGCTGTTTGTCATGCTGAACCCGTCAACCGCCACCGAAGTGCAAAACGACCCCACTGTAGAACGTTGCGAACGCCGTGCCCGCACGCTGGGTTTCGGGGCCTTCCGGGTGTGCAACATCTTCGGGTTTCGTGCCACTGATCCGCGCATCATGCGCGCCGCGCCCGACCCTACGGGGCCGCTAAATGATGCGGCCATCGCGCAAAGCGCACTATGGGCCGACAAGATAATATGCGCATGGGGCACGCATGGCGCGCACCTTGGCCGCGGCGCGCAGGTAGAGGCGTTGTTGCGCGCCACCGGACGGGGCTTGTGGCACCTTGGCCTAAGCAAAGCAGGCCACCCGAAACACCCGCTTTATATAGGATACAGCGTTCAGCCGACCCCGTGGCGGCCTGCGACATAG
- the fabA gene encoding bifunctional 3-hydroxydecanoyl-ACP dehydratase/trans-2-decenoyl-ACP isomerase gives MSQFPTSFDKEGLLACARGELFGPGNAQLPAPPMLMMDRITEISGDGGAHGKGHVVAEFDITPDLWFFDCHFPGNPIMPGCLGLDGLWQLTGFNLGWRGWQGRGYALGVGEVKLTGMVRPDRKMLTYKVDFTKAVQTRRLTMGVADGIVEADGDVIYMVKDMKVALSES, from the coding sequence ATGTCCCAGTTTCCGACATCCTTTGACAAAGAGGGCCTGTTGGCCTGCGCACGCGGTGAATTGTTCGGACCGGGCAATGCGCAACTGCCTGCGCCACCAATGCTGATGATGGACCGGATCACCGAAATCTCTGGCGATGGGGGCGCGCATGGCAAGGGCCATGTGGTGGCGGAATTCGACATCACGCCCGACCTGTGGTTTTTTGACTGCCACTTTCCCGGCAATCCGATCATGCCCGGTTGCCTTGGGCTTGACGGCTTGTGGCAACTGACCGGGTTCAATCTGGGCTGGCGCGGCTGGCAAGGGCGCGGCTATGCGCTGGGTGTGGGTGAAGTCAAACTGACAGGCATGGTCCGCCCTGACCGCAAGATGCTGACCTACAAGGTAGATTTCACCAAGGCCGTGCAAACGCGGCGCCTGACCATGGGCGTTGCCGATGGCATTGTCGAAGCGGATGGCGATGTCATCTATATGGTCAAGGATATGAAAGTCGCGCTGTCGGAAAGCTGA
- a CDS encoding CrcB family protein yields MRGTLLAVGIGGAVGTGARIALSLAALHLLPDAAYIATLAANVLGAALIGYLATRTLRPIATAFLMTGFCGGFTTFSLFSFEVLVLLETGAVAALAYGTVSLVLWVGATAAGYRLGMGRNSATR; encoded by the coding sequence ATGCGGGGCACACTTCTGGCGGTGGGCATTGGCGGGGCCGTGGGCACGGGTGCGCGCATAGCGTTAAGTCTGGCCGCGCTGCACCTGCTGCCGGATGCGGCCTATATTGCGACGCTGGCGGCAAATGTTCTGGGTGCCGCGCTTATCGGCTATCTGGCAACCCGCACACTGCGCCCCATTGCGACCGCATTTCTGATGACGGGGTTTTGCGGCGGGTTCACGACCTTCTCGCTATTCTCGTTTGAAGTTCTGGTTTTGCTGGAAACCGGGGCAGTTGCTGCACTGGCCTATGGCACGGTGTCGCTGGTGTTGTGGGTCGGTGCGACAGCCGCAGGGTATCGGCTGGGCATGGGGCGCAATTCAGCCACCAGATGA
- the truB gene encoding tRNA pseudouridine(55) synthase TruB produces the protein MGRKRKGRAISGWLVVDKPAGITSTSVVNKVRWALQAQKAGHAGTLDPAATGVLAIALGEATKTVPYITDALKCYRFMVRLGQATTTDDAEGAIINTNDQRPDDAAIEAALDAFRGEIEQVPPQFSAVKVDGERAYDIARAGDEMELAARPLWVERLDIVARPDADHVELEMVCGKGGYVRSIARDLGAALGCLGHVAWLRRTWSGPFDAKDGLTMDQIEAMAHTPDLGTYLRPLEEGLADLPELPATPEGAARLRNGNPGMVLSASVEYGDEAWASYQGRAVAVGVYKAGELHPSRVFNQE, from the coding sequence ATGGGACGCAAGCGCAAGGGGCGGGCAATATCTGGCTGGCTCGTGGTCGACAAACCCGCAGGCATTACGTCCACGTCCGTGGTCAACAAGGTGCGTTGGGCCTTGCAGGCCCAGAAAGCAGGCCATGCGGGCACGCTGGACCCTGCGGCAACCGGCGTTCTGGCCATCGCATTGGGCGAAGCCACAAAGACCGTGCCCTATATTACCGATGCGCTGAAATGTTACCGTTTCATGGTGCGGCTGGGGCAGGCCACAACCACCGATGATGCCGAAGGCGCGATCATCAACACGAATGATCAACGCCCCGATGATGCCGCAATAGAAGCCGCCCTTGATGCCTTTCGCGGCGAGATTGAACAAGTGCCGCCGCAGTTTTCCGCCGTCAAGGTTGACGGGGAACGTGCCTATGACATTGCACGGGCGGGCGACGAAATGGAACTGGCCGCACGCCCGCTTTGGGTGGAACGGCTGGATATCGTCGCGCGGCCTGACGCCGATCATGTTGAATTGGAAATGGTGTGCGGCAAGGGCGGTTATGTGCGGTCCATCGCGCGCGATCTGGGCGCGGCGCTGGGCTGTCTGGGGCATGTCGCATGGTTGCGGCGCACATGGTCGGGGCCGTTTGATGCCAAGGACGGGCTGACTATGGACCAGATCGAAGCCATGGCCCACACCCCGGACCTCGGCACCTATTTGCGCCCGCTGGAAGAAGGGTTGGCCGACCTGCCCGAACTGCCCGCCACACCGGAAGGGGCTGCGCGGTTGCGTAATGGAAACCCGGGAATGGTGCTAAGTGCCTCGGTCGAGTATGGCGATGAAGCATGGGCCAGCTATCAGGGGCGCGCGGTCGCAGTTGGCGTATACAAGGCAGGCGAATTACACCCCAGTCGCGTGTTCAATCAGGAATGA
- a CDS encoding enoyl-ACP reductase, producing the protein MAGLMAGKRGLVMGVANERSIAWGIAKAMAGQGAELAFSYQGEAFGKRVEPLAASLGSDILVDVDVTNEASLDACFDVLKSRWGSMDFLVHAIAFSDKTELTGRFRDTSRANFKHSLEISCYSFIDLGRRASELMPNGGTLLTLTFQGSNTVTPFYNVMGVAKAALESSVRYLANDLGPEGIRVNAISPGPMKTLAGAAIGGARKTYRHAETNAPLRSNATLESVGGTAVYLASDYGAFTTGEIIHVDGGYHVMGMPQVDNI; encoded by the coding sequence ATGGCGGGATTGATGGCTGGCAAACGCGGTCTGGTGATGGGCGTTGCCAATGAACGCTCCATCGCGTGGGGCATTGCCAAGGCGATGGCCGGTCAGGGCGCGGAACTTGCCTTCTCATATCAGGGAGAGGCATTTGGCAAACGCGTCGAACCGCTTGCGGCCTCGCTCGGGTCCGACATTCTGGTGGATGTCGATGTCACGAATGAAGCATCGCTTGATGCCTGTTTCGATGTGTTGAAATCCCGCTGGGGAAGCATGGATTTTCTGGTCCATGCCATCGCGTTTTCCGACAAGACCGAACTGACAGGCCGGTTCCGCGACACCAGCCGCGCCAATTTCAAGCATTCGCTGGAAATAAGCTGTTACAGCTTCATCGATCTGGGGCGGCGCGCATCCGAGTTGATGCCCAATGGCGGCACGCTGCTGACACTGACCTTTCAGGGGTCCAACACAGTGACACCGTTTTACAACGTCATGGGCGTGGCGAAGGCCGCGCTGGAAAGTTCGGTGCGCTATCTGGCCAATGATCTGGGTCCAGAAGGTATTCGCGTGAATGCCATCAGCCCCGGCCCGATGAAAACCCTTGCCGGTGCGGCCATCGGGGGCGCGCGCAAAACCTATCGTCACGCCGAAACCAACGCCCCCCTGCGCAGCAATGCAACACTGGAAAGCGTGGGCGGCACAGCGGTCTATCTGGCATCCGATTACGGGGCTTTCACCACGGGCGAGATCATCCATGTCGATGGCGGTTATCATGTGATGGGCATGCCGCAGGTCGACAATATCTGA
- the irr gene encoding Fur family transcriptional regulator Irr, producing the protein MDTDFAQLNDDALSTGADWLARAGVRPTRQRLSLAGLLVGDGHDRHVTAESLFLAVKESGESVSLATVYNTLRAFCDAGLMNEITVDATRSYFDTCVEEHPHYFWEDSQQLTDAPSGEVAFSRLPAAPEGAEISRVDVVIRLRRK; encoded by the coding sequence ATGGATACGGATTTTGCACAACTTAATGATGACGCCCTAAGTACCGGGGCAGACTGGCTTGCCCGCGCAGGGGTTCGGCCCACGCGACAGCGGCTGTCACTGGCAGGTTTACTGGTGGGGGACGGGCACGACCGGCACGTTACCGCCGAAAGCCTGTTTCTTGCTGTAAAGGAAAGCGGGGAATCGGTTTCGCTTGCGACAGTATACAACACCCTGCGCGCGTTTTGTGATGCAGGATTGATGAACGAAATCACCGTGGATGCAACGCGGTCCTATTTCGACACCTGCGTGGAAGAGCATCCGCATTATTTCTGGGAAGACAGCCAGCAACTGACCGACGCCCCGTCCGGCGAGGTGGCCTTTTCCCGACTGCCTGCCGCCCCTGAAGGGGCAGAAATCTCTCGGGTGGATGTGGTTATCAGGCTGCGACGCAAATAG
- a CDS encoding CrcB family protein: MHPDLTLFVSIAAGGGLGAMARATLSSWIARRVHLAWGTLVVNLSGSAMLGLASGALLARSDGAPLSAIAAGTPPVLAVFMLGVLGGYTTVSTLALQTLTLWQAGDRRAACANALGSAVSGPVVAGLGVVLGAWLLSPAVWGG, from the coding sequence ATGCACCCTGATTTGACCCTTTTCGTTTCGATTGCCGCAGGTGGCGGGCTGGGGGCGATGGCGCGCGCAACGCTGTCGTCCTGGATTGCACGTCGCGTGCATCTGGCTTGGGGCACGCTGGTCGTGAACCTGTCGGGAAGCGCCATGCTGGGGCTGGCATCTGGCGCGTTGCTGGCGCGGTCAGACGGCGCGCCGTTATCTGCAATTGCGGCGGGCACGCCCCCGGTGCTTGCGGTTTTCATGCTTGGCGTTCTGGGGGGCTATACCACCGTTTCGACGCTTGCGCTGCAAACTCTGACGCTATGGCAGGCAGGGGACCGGCGCGCGGCTTGTGCGAATGCGCTGGGGTCTGCGGTATCCGGTCCGGTCGTGGCGGGGCTGGGCGTGGTTCTGGGGGCATGGCTGTTGTCCCCGGCCGTCTGGGGGGGCTGA
- the fabB gene encoding beta-ketoacyl-ACP synthase I: MRRVVITGLGIISPIGNSTDEVAASLRAGRSGIVFAPEYAEHGFRSQIHGMPQITLEDHIDKRNLRFMGPGAAYNFLSMEQAIADSGLEDSDVSNERTGLIMGSGGPSTSNLFQAHKIVIEKGSPKRMGPFMVTRGMSSTNSACLATPFKIKGVNYSITSACSTSAHCIGNATELIQMGKQDVIFAGGGEELDWTLSCLFDAMGAMSSKYNDAPDTAARAFDATRDGFVIGGGGGVVVLEELEHARARGAKIYAEVTGYGATSDGYDMVAPSGEGGERSMRLALSTLPQGRKVSYINAHGTSTPAGDVTEVEAIRRIYGEGNVPPISSTKSLTGHSLGATGVQEAIYSLLMMQGRFIAASANVTQLDPAIQDGEIATKLVEDVELDSVLSNSFGFGGTNATLIMSAMRD, from the coding sequence ATGCGTCGCGTTGTCATTACCGGGCTGGGGATCATCTCGCCCATCGGGAATTCTACGGATGAAGTTGCGGCCAGCCTGCGCGCGGGCCGGTCGGGCATTGTCTTTGCGCCCGAATATGCCGAACACGGGTTTCGCAGCCAGATTCACGGCATGCCACAAATCACGCTGGAAGATCATATCGACAAGCGCAACCTGCGCTTTATGGGGCCGGGTGCGGCTTATAACTTCCTGTCGATGGAACAGGCCATTGCCGATTCCGGTCTGGAAGACAGCGATGTGTCAAATGAACGCACCGGCCTGATCATGGGGTCGGGCGGTCCATCCACGTCCAATCTGTTTCAGGCGCACAAGATTGTTATCGAAAAAGGCAGCCCCAAGCGTATGGGGCCATTCATGGTGACGCGCGGCATGTCGTCCACGAATTCCGCCTGTCTGGCCACCCCGTTCAAGATCAAGGGTGTGAACTATTCCATCACGTCCGCGTGCTCGACTTCGGCGCATTGCATCGGCAACGCGACAGAGCTTATCCAGATGGGCAAGCAGGACGTGATTTTTGCAGGTGGCGGCGAAGAATTGGACTGGACGCTGTCTTGTCTGTTTGACGCGATGGGCGCCATGTCGTCGAAATACAATGACGCCCCCGATACGGCCGCGCGCGCATTTGATGCCACGCGCGACGGGTTCGTGATTGGCGGCGGTGGCGGCGTTGTCGTGCTGGAAGAACTGGAACATGCCAGGGCGCGCGGCGCAAAAATCTATGCCGAGGTGACAGGCTACGGCGCCACATCCGACGGGTATGACATGGTCGCCCCATCGGGCGAGGGCGGCGAGCGGTCCATGCGGCTGGCACTGTCCACCCTGCCGCAGGGGCGCAAGGTCAGCTATATCAACGCGCACGGAACATCGACCCCCGCAGGCGACGTGACCGAAGTCGAAGCCATCCGCCGCATTTACGGTGAAGGAAACGTGCCCCCCATATCATCGACCAAATCCCTGACAGGCCACAGCCTTGGGGCGACAGGTGTGCAGGAAGCGATTTATTCGCTGCTGATGATGCAGGGCCGGTTCATTGCCGCATCGGCCAATGTCACCCAGCTTGACCCTGCCATTCAGGACGGGGAAATTGCAACCAAGCTGGTCGAGGATGTGGAACTGGATTCCGTGCTGTCCAACAGCTTCGGATTTGGCGGAACCAACGCGACACTTATCATGAGTGCGATGCGTGACTGA